The sequence AGATTTTGTCTCCAGTATGAGTtctataataatatataacCCATTCATAAAAGAGCGAAAATGGTGAAACACCGGGTGATAAAGATTTATCGGAGCCTCTGCTGGTCCTTTGTTGCTTCAATCTCTCCTCCTGCATCTGGGTGATCGGTCAGTCCACAACTCATCCAGCTCGGTGAAATCTATCACGCTCCCACTCTCACACTGACGCACTCTCCCACTCTCCTTTTCATCTGGCAGTGATACACTGTAATGGTTTTTTACTCCACTGCCCACAGGTCTCAACTCTGAAAGTAATAACTTGAGTCCAAAACGTTTAACGACGCAgcatttctcaaaaaaaaacgccccctgtgtttttatttaggtCTATGACTACTGGCTGGACGACATGTACTTGAACAACAGGTTGGCCCTACCGGTCAACTCCAGTCCGGTCATGGTGTTTCCTAAGCAGACGTTCAGAGATCATAAAGATGCCCTCAGGTATGTGCCAGACTTTTGCTTCTGCTTTTGTTCAGACTATATAATGTTTACATGTGGTgagtttttaaacttttattaacTGTGACACACCAGAGACACAGATGAAGGTGAGACCCTCTTTCTCTGCTATTACAACCTATACAAGCCTATCTGGGAAATGTAGTAAATTCAGTCTGAAACAGAGGTACATATAtgcaccatcaccaccaccaaaaAAGTAACTCACGTTAGATTGCTTAAGAATATCTGATAGTCAGTTCGATGGTTTTAGAGATTTGGAAGTTGGTTGtgtcagctcagctcagcgTGTGCCCTCTCGGTTCTATaaggcactgaaaaaaaaagtgaaaacagacacCAGATAGCAAAGGTTAACAAGACTGAACACTGCAAACCATCACCAACAATACAAAATATGCATATCATTCTGCTCTGTGGACGCTGACAGGGTTTATGATCTTCTCAGCAGACTCAGATTAagatctgaaacacagacatggAGAGAATCACTGGCATCATCTCTTGGCCAAATCTCTGCCCATTATTAAATGAGCCGTGGTCAACCAGACATTACACCAGTCCGTCAAGTCCTATAACTCAGCATTAGCTTTTGTCAGCTCGTGCAGCACTAAGTGAATATTTCCAGAGCACCCCAAGCAGCTGGTAATCTACTGACACAGCCACTTATTAAATTGGGAGTGACAGGGCCAAGCTCTCCGCAGAGACTGCTAGTCAGGCCTCATTTCGGGGTGTGGTGCACTGTAGCCGCCTCCTTTGTATTGATCTAGCTTTGAACATAATAACAACAAGACAAATGACATACAACATAAGACCTGACAGGGCTCTGTGTTTTCCCTATTTGCCCACACCGCCCACTCACACATACAAGACTgccttactcacacacacacacagctcgtTCACTGTATCCTAGTAATTTACCATAATGTGATTACTGAGTCCTTTGAGAGATGAGAGTATATTCAATTATAATCGCCGGCCAGTCCGCTgtatgtgttcagtgttttacagaaaaCACCTGgctttcttttaatttcatcctttttcattctttttagATTTGCAGCTCGTCTCATCAGAGGAGTGTTGGAGTATAAGCGACTCATTGACGAGTAAGTTTAACCTCTAATAGATTACCTGTCACCCTGTACCCTGAGAGCTCTACATCTCATCCACGTTACCTTCCCAAAGTAAAGTCAGtcaaatgaagatgaaaataaaatgaaatgactcAATGATGAGTCGTGAAGTCAGAGTCCTCGGAGGTAATCTGatttgtgtgatgtgtttctcaGGCGAGCACTACCATTGGATTTTGCTCGAGGCCAGTTAGCTGGAACCCCTCTGTGCATGGAGCAGTACTACCGCCTCTTCACCTCCTACCGCTACCCGGGGCTAAAGACAGACACGCTGAAGGTCCAGATGAATGCAGCCTCCTCAGCACAGGAGCACATTATTGTGGCGTGCAAGAACCAGGTCAGGACCCCAGCCTCTGGGGACACTTTTCACTCTCAATCGCACTTCTAACTGAAGACAGTCCTCAGTTCATTTGAGAGAAAATATAAGTAAATGTTAAGGATGTTTTAATGCAGCATTCAGTTTTATCAATAGATGCTTAAAAAGCAGAGTTGTTCTCAGTACGTCACATCAGACATGAGCCAgaactttcttttcctttgactTCCCTTTTCTTATCATCAGAGATGTGGTAGATATCTCACTTCATGAGAAACAGACTTCATGAGAAGTGAGATATCTACTGGCCCAGAGCACAGATAAACTAATCCTTCAGTAGACCGCAGAAGAAGCATACAAACATCTAAACTGGCCACAAAAGATATAATGATCTGCTCTGTCAAGAGTGCCATCTCTGAATATCACACGTAACATAGGAGCACTAGCATTTGTACCCAACTGAAAAAGTCAGAACCTTCCACCACATCAGCCTCTAAAGGTGACTTTTTATCCAATTGTCACAGTAGACCGGGCAGACTAACAATATCACTTCTATTGCAATGGTGAACGGGCACTCATTTGACTGTTTATATCTATGATTTACATTTCTAAAAGGATAGGAGAACCAGGCCTGGGTATGAAAAGCTGCATTTCATAGCTTCACTTTGAAAACATAGAACCTTTATAAAATTGCTTGGGGTAATGTTTTTATAAGGATGTTAAAGTGTCTATTTGACTATTTAAACTGGTGAGAATTATTTCCGCATTAAAGTGTACAGATATCTACAGAatgcaaacactgacagctaCATTGATCTCTGGGGCCTGACTGATCAGGAAGTGGTAGACAGAAAATGTTATCACAGATAGCACGGCATGGTCATGTTTGTAACTCATCCAGCTTTCTGGGCCATAGCCAGTCTTCTCTCACATCCCCAAGTGTCCtgtgcattttttaaaaggaaGATTTTCTATTCATaagagttgttttgttttgtgtgtttctcatatATAAACTGATTGTGCTTTTAAATTACCACAGAACAAGGCACAGTGGGCGCTCTCACCTGGAAATGGGTCTGGGAACTATCAATCTGCGGCACATAACGGCCTGTCCCTATGCAGATACAGGCAGTTAACTAAATTACTGTTGACTGAGTCTGCCACTTCCCTAAGAGCATCTTTAACCGATCGCAGCTGAGGAGCCATACTTTCAATAGCCCTTGGCCATTTTTTGTCCCTGCCATTGTTAATAGTATCCTAGTTATCTCAGCTACACAAATATTGCACCACACTAACAATATGTGGACGGAACGATGATTACGTATCTTCCAGGTAATAGTGTGCATGATGGAATAGTTAAGAAACACGTGATTTCTGTAATCTGTTTTTCCTTGCTAGTTTTTCGTGTTGGATGTAGTCGCAAAGAGCAAGCACCTCAACGAGACGGAGATCTTATCCCAGCTGGAGAAGATCATGAAAATGGCAGAAAACGCTGAAGAGAGACTCCCTCCTTTTGGTATCCTGACGTCCGATGGGAGAACAGAATGGGCACAAGCCAGAGATGCGCTAACAAAAGGTCTCAGCTCAAACATGTCTCTAATTTTTTATCACGTTTATGATCCCAAAAGTCTTGATCAACCATAAACCATTACTAGATGGATAATCCAGAACATGCGTCCCTCCTCCACACAGATCAAACTAACAGGGACTCTCTGGCCCTGATTgagagctgtctgtgtgtggtgtgtctggATGAACCCAGCGGTCTGGTGCCCAGTGATACCAACAGGGCCCTGCTGATGCTCCATGGTGGCGGTCGAGACAAGAACGGGGCAAACCGCTGGTATGACAAGTCAATGCAGGTAGGACCACGTTCAAGGCACTTCAATCCTCCACAAGTAAAGACTTTGTTCCATTTGTTAATCCAGCTTCTCTCAGTTTGTTGTAGGAATGGACGGGATATGTGGAGTCGTGTGCGAACATTCGCCATTTGAAGGAATAGTTCTGGTGCAGTGCTCTGAATACTTGATGAAATATATGTAAGTCGGTCCGCTGCAGCAAGACATGACCAAAAATCTGAGAACTTATCTCAGTGAACGCTGCAGAGGTTGACACGTAGGAGGCTTAAGTGTTGTTGTTCTAAACAGAACGGGGAGTCCCTCCAAGATGGCAAGTACATCCAGCATCAGAGAGCTCCCCCCTCCAAGAAGACTGCTCTGGAAATGCAACCCGCACATTCAGGGACTCCTAGCAGCATCTGGAGACAGACTCCAGAGGCAAGACCAACACAAAGCCACATCCACAAATATTTCCAAGTTCTTCTACAGACACAAGGTTTCATATCCTTTGTGCGTTCTCTTTCAGGCTGGTGAATAATCTTGACATGGATGTTTTCAAGTTTAAAGATTATGGAAAAGAATTCATCAAAAAGCAGAAGATGAGTCCAGATGCATTTATACAAGTTGCCTTACAACTTGCATTTTACAAGTAAAGAAACTTTATTACTTCTGTGTTTAAATTTTATGAAAGGTCTCTTGGCCAAATACACTGATATTGCCATGATGTCATCTACTCAGATGCAATAGAAGGCTCGTATCCACTTATGAAAGCGCGTCCATTCGGCGCTTCCAAGAGGGTCGGGTGGATAACATTCGCTCTGCCACCGCTGAGGCCTTGGCCTTCGTGATGTCCATGACAGATGAGAGGGCCACTTTCACTGTGAGTCATTTTTCTCACTATGACCCAAATTACTCAGTAACTCCCATGTCACCGCTCATCACGCCTGATTAAACGAAACAGGTGCAACCGGCCACCTCAGCACGCCAGTCCCAGTCTCCCTGTTCAACAGATGATCTCCCTGCAGGTTCAATGGATCTATTAAAAAAATTACTAGATGCTCTGCTCTCTTTTTGTGCAATGTGAAAAATGCCCTGTACTTACTTTTTTCTCTAAATAATTATTTACTTCTCCAACAGGactcagaaaaaacaaaacgacTGAGGGATGCAATTAATGCCCAGACAAATTACACAGTTGCAGTAAGTACTTTAAAccagttttaaacatttaagcTAAAGGACTAATTATATTACAGTGTTGCTCCATCCAAAATTTATCACTCGCTCCCTGGAGGTTTTAAAGAAATAGCTTGATGTGTTGGATAATGTACTTACAGGCTTTCTTGCCAAAAGTTAAATCCAACATGAAGCTACGACAAACAGACAGATTAGCTTAGCACTGggagcaggaggaaacagttCGCCtggctctgaaaaaaaaagaaaaatctgcttACCGTCACCTTTAAAGCTCACTAACTGACACATTATATTTCAGTTCTTTAATCCATGCATAAACTgcagtgtaaaaatgacagtctGCGGTTTTATACAGGACTAACTCTTTGCCGAGCACAGTGACTTCCTCAAGTGCAGGAAAGACTCTGAGGAGTCACTGCACCCAGCAGTTTACACACATATTAACCAAACAAGAGTTAACGTATTAATTAGTGAGTATTaaaggacagaaacacacgaGGGAACGGAGCTATAGTTTGAAATTTTTAAAGGCAGAGCCCACAAGTGGAGTGGAGCACACTTTTTATCTCAGCTGTCACATTCCACATGATTTGTGATCCAACTGCAAGTTGGGTAGTTCACTAAACATCTGCAATCTTCTATGTTGCGACCATTATGGTGGAAATGTACTGTATACCAAACAAGGACTGGGCCTGTGAAGCCCATCTCTGCTCATGGGGCTCTAATTGAAAAGACTTTATTCTTTCAGGCTATTACAGGAATGGCAATAGACAATCATCTCCTTGGGCTTCTGAGGATTTCAAAGGAGCTCAACATGGAGAAGCCAGAGATCTTCTGTGATGAGACGTATCTGGCCAGCAACCAGTTCATCCTCTCTACCAGTCAGGTAACATGAAATCCCATTATATTCTAACACTTAACATTTTCTTGCATAATATTTTCCATGCTTATGCTTATGCTTGCCAACAGAGAGGAAATACAGTATACGTACTTCCCCAGAAGCCTGACTCATCTAATTCCACATACGCAGGAGATgctgttgcaaaaaaaaaaaaatgatgatgttttgctgctttacATATCATATCTGCCCTGGCAGGTGAAgatctccaccaccaccactttcTCTTGAAAGGCTACACTGACTTTTAAACTATTCTAATTTTATCTTTATGGAAAGATAACCTGACAGCCATCTACAAATTTCTTGCCACCTGAAGTCAATCCTGCTAATCCTCACTGAGGGATCTGTGATTGCTGATGCAGTCTTTTTAATTGGAGACCGTGTCAGACTCACCTACTGCCTGCGACACTGAGTTTATCCACTTAGACCATCTGTGTATTTAGGTGTAGCTGATAGTACTTGAACCTCgcttaaaataaatattattttttaatatacatTGCTTGAGGATGCCACATGCCTCAGCTACATGAAATACATGCACTCTCTGAGCTATACATTCATAAGTGCTAACAGTTGCATTGTTATTCAAGTGAGTGAGAGGTGCTTGAACAAATGCGTGTGAAATGACTATGGGATGACTCCTCAGCTTTGGTttccttttccatttctgttaacaACACAAAGACCATCTGCTGTTTATACTCAGCAGTGACTTGTCAAATTCACATTGTTAATACGTAATCATTAGTAATCATGATATTTTGAGCGAAatgaatgtgcatttttttttttactctctgtcACCAGTTAGTGAACTCCAAAAGTGATTCAGCCCAAGTCATGTTCACTGAAACTTTGTCACTGTAATTTCATCTGTCAGCAAACTCTGTCGTACAAGTGACGCACTTTAGATTTGCAAGGAACACTGCCTACAAAAAGTTTTCCAAGCGCTAAGCATTCACAATGTCAAAGGAAAATCTATTGAAAGTGTTGACATCAATTAGATCGGGTGAAAGATTTCCACCTCTGTAACGTATGCAGGGTTACAGCAGTCATCACTGG comes from Toxotes jaculatrix isolate fToxJac2 chromosome 21, fToxJac2.pri, whole genome shotgun sequence and encodes:
- the LOC121201095 gene encoding choline O-acetyltransferase-like translates to MPVLEKETARDRDSQQVLQKVPVPPLKQTLDTYLKCVQHLVKAEQFQKTKAIVEKFGAPGGVGEVLQKKLLERRDKTTNWVYDYWLDDMYLNNRLALPVNSSPVMVFPKQTFRDHKDALRFAARLIRGVLEYKRLIDERALPLDFARGQLAGTPLCMEQYYRLFTSYRYPGLKTDTLKVQMNAASSAQEHIIVACKNQFFVLDVVAKSKHLNETEILSQLEKIMKMAENAEERLPPFGILTSDGRTEWAQARDALTKDQTNRDSLALIESCLCVVCLDEPSGLVPSDTNRALLMLHGGGRDKNGANRWYDKSMQFVVGMDGICGVVCEHSPFEGIVLVQCSEYLMKYITGSPSKMASTSSIRELPPPRRLLWKCNPHIQGLLAASGDRLQRLVNNLDMDVFKFKDYGKEFIKKQKMSPDAFIQVALQLAFYKCNRRLVSTYESASIRRFQEGRVDNIRSATAEALAFVMSMTDERATFTDSEKTKRLRDAINAQTNYTVAAITGMAIDNHLLGLLRISKELNMEKPEIFCDETYLASNQFILSTSQVPTTVEMFCCYGPVVPNGYGACYNPQSDHIIFCVSSFWENTETSSAVFVKALNEGLLEIRDLCNRSSAAATKLADSSQGASQPHKSGK